A window from Streptomyces subrutilus encodes these proteins:
- a CDS encoding 3'-5' exonuclease, whose product MTRWYEGPLAAFDTETTGVDVEQDRIVSAALVVQECAGGRVRSTRWLVNPGVPVPPGATEVHGLTDEHLQLNGRWPAPVVEEIARALGEQQAAGRPVVVMNAPFDLTLLDRELRRHRASSLSRYLDDRPLAVLDPRVLDKHLDRYRKGRRTLTDLCAHYGIELESAHDAAADAMASLELVRAVGRRFSGRLERLTPAELHTLQQVWHAAQARGLQAWFARQGTPEPVDPHWPLRPDLTAAA is encoded by the coding sequence ATGACACGCTGGTACGAGGGCCCGCTGGCCGCATTCGACACCGAGACGACCGGGGTGGACGTCGAGCAGGACCGGATCGTGTCCGCCGCGCTCGTCGTGCAGGAGTGCGCGGGCGGCCGGGTGCGTTCCACCCGGTGGCTCGTCAACCCGGGCGTCCCGGTGCCTCCGGGCGCGACCGAGGTGCACGGCCTGACCGACGAGCACCTCCAGCTGAACGGCCGCTGGCCGGCGCCGGTGGTGGAGGAGATAGCCCGGGCGCTCGGGGAGCAGCAGGCGGCGGGCCGGCCGGTGGTGGTGATGAACGCGCCGTTCGACCTGACGCTGCTGGACCGGGAGTTGCGCAGGCACCGGGCCTCGTCGCTGTCGCGGTACCTGGACGACCGCCCGTTGGCGGTGCTGGACCCGCGGGTGCTGGACAAGCACCTGGACCGGTACCGCAAGGGCCGCCGCACGCTGACGGACCTGTGCGCGCACTACGGGATAGAGCTGGAGTCGGCGCACGACGCGGCGGCGGACGCGATGGCCTCGCTGGAGCTCGTCCGGGCGGTGGGCCGCCGGTTCTCGGGGCGGCTGGAGCGGCTGACGCCGGCCGAGCTGCACACGCTCCAGCAGGTGTGGCACGCGGCGCAGGCGCGCGGCCTGCAGGCCTGGTTCGCGCGGCAGGGCACCCCGGAGCCGGTCGATCCGCACTGGCCGCTGCGGCCCGACCTGACGGCGGCTGCCTGA
- a CDS encoding DUF4365 domain-containing protein, with product MALAQPEQGGVLAGRIDPRTGTPAGARNGPLRGALATTACMETLQVGYLHAVAAAAGCSLSQPFPDNGIDWIVSHGAPEHVVDDEVTIKVQLKATYQIPPRPAGPAFSFTLDNEHLVKLARSPVAVHKILVVMLVPRERADWLAAGHDRLDLRHCCYWTNLAGHPATGRRRTTVRIPTTRIFDDRALCEIMTRVGSGGTP from the coding sequence ATGGCGCTCGCGCAGCCCGAACAGGGCGGGGTACTGGCGGGGCGGATCGATCCGCGCACCGGCACGCCGGCCGGAGCGCGGAACGGACCGCTGCGCGGCGCCCTCGCCACCACCGCCTGCATGGAGACCCTCCAGGTGGGCTACCTGCACGCCGTCGCGGCCGCGGCCGGCTGCTCGCTGTCCCAGCCCTTCCCGGACAACGGCATCGACTGGATCGTGAGCCACGGCGCCCCCGAGCACGTCGTGGACGACGAGGTCACCATCAAGGTGCAGTTGAAGGCGACCTACCAGATACCGCCGAGGCCGGCCGGGCCCGCCTTCTCCTTCACCCTCGACAACGAGCACCTGGTGAAGCTGGCCCGCTCCCCGGTCGCCGTCCACAAGATCCTCGTCGTGATGCTCGTCCCGCGGGAACGGGCGGACTGGCTCGCCGCCGGGCACGACCGGCTCGACCTGCGGCACTGCTGCTACTGGACCAATCTCGCCGGGCACCCCGCGACCGGCCGGCGCCGGACCACGGTGCGGATTCCGACCACGCGGATCTTCGACGACCGGGCGCTGTGCGAGATCATGACCCGGGTCGGGTCGGGAGGGACACCCTGA
- a CDS encoding DUF4232 domain-containing protein: MRSTRRAALAATATALLLAGPAAALLLAGPAAATAVAAAAPAAPAAACKAAQLTAGAAQRTGAQVRFTVVNKGAPCELRGFPTVALAGQGSPDRNKPLAVTHQGAARAVHLATGGKAVTVLAFTPVRGEADGYCASGADPTVAPSLVVGVAGARLQVAPSDGGEFALCGGAVRATAFR; this comes from the coding sequence ATGAGGTCCACGAGGAGAGCGGCCCTGGCCGCGACGGCGACGGCCCTGCTGCTGGCCGGCCCGGCGGCGGCCCTGCTGCTGGCCGGCCCGGCGGCGGCCACCGCGGTGGCCGCCGCGGCCCCCGCGGCCCCGGCGGCGGCCTGCAAGGCCGCCCAGCTCACGGCCGGGGCGGCGCAGCGCACCGGTGCGCAGGTGCGGTTCACGGTGGTCAACAAGGGCGCGCCGTGCGAACTGCGCGGCTTCCCGACGGTGGCCCTCGCGGGCCAGGGCTCGCCGGACCGCAACAAGCCGCTGGCCGTCACCCACCAGGGCGCGGCCCGCGCGGTGCACCTGGCCACCGGGGGCAAGGCCGTCACGGTGCTCGCCTTCACCCCGGTCCGCGGCGAGGCGGACGGCTACTGCGCCTCCGGCGCCGACCCGACCGTGGCCCCGTCGCTCGTCGTGGGCGTCGCGGGCGCCCGTCTCCAGGTCGCCCCGTCCGACGGCGGCGAGTTCGCCCTGTGCGGCGGAGCGGTCCGCGCGACCGCCTTCCGCTGA